A single region of the Musa acuminata AAA Group cultivar baxijiao chromosome BXJ1-11, Cavendish_Baxijiao_AAA, whole genome shotgun sequence genome encodes:
- the LOC135597748 gene encoding nuclear transcription factor Y subunit B-like yields MAEAPPASPGGGGGSHESGEHSPRAGAGVREQDRFLPIANIIRIMKKALPANAKIAKDAKETMQECVSEFISFVTSEASDRCQKEKRKTINGDDLLWAMATLGFEEYIEPLKLYLQKYREVLCFLRIAFRF; encoded by the exons ATGGCGGAGGCTCCACCGGCGAGCCCTGGAGGCGGAGGCGGGAGCCACGAGAGCGGCGAGCATAGCCCTCGAGCGGGGGCTGGCGTACGGGAGCAGGATCGGTTCCTCCCGATCGCCAACATCATCCGGATCATGAAGAAGGCGCTCCCCGCCAACGCCAAGATCGCTAAGGACGCTAAGGAGACGATGCAGGAGTGCGTCTCCGAGTTCATCAGCTTCGTCACCAGCGA GGCGAGCGATAGATgccagaaggagaagaggaagacgatCAATGGGGACGATCTGCTGTGGGCGATGGCGACGTTGGGGTTTGAGGAGTACATCGAGCCGCTGAAGCTATACCTCCAGAAATACCGAGAGGTACTCTGCTTCCTTCGGATTGCATTTCGTTTCTAA
- the LOC103972331 gene encoding probable beta-1,4-xylosyltransferase GT43A codes for MGSVDRPKKRGRLWKKAVVHFALCFVMGFFSGFAPRSTAILFSGRHAEHRVPAARTKSVERLVVNSTVEIPGSSSGRGQGSHDEPPPPLEVAGAREPQSPSQRLLIVVTTTRAGDRLQGALLRRLAHTLRLVPPPLLWIVVQDHADALATAAMLRTTGVMYRHLTFKENFTDPVVEADHQRNVALSHVEYHRLSGIVHFAGASNVYDLQFFDEIREIESFGTWPVAVVSTNKKRVVVDGPICHSSKVKGWISKDLSNDKRLLVTSTDMNPKPPKINISGFAFNSSMLWDPERWDRPTSLPDTSQDSIKFVHEVILEDETKLKGIPADCSKIMVWHMTRGTPRPIHH; via the exons ATGGGATCGGTGGATCGACCCAAGAAGAGGGGTCGCCTGTGGAAGAAGGCGGTCGTGCACTTCGCTCTCTGCTTCGTGATGGGCTTCTTCAGCGGCTTCGCGCCGCGCAGTACCGCCATCCTCTTCTCCGGCCGCCACGCCGAGCACCGCGTCCCCGCCGCACGCACCAAGTCCGTGGAGCGCCTCGTCGTCAACAGCACGGTCGAGATCCCGGGGTCTTCTTCTGGCCGGGGACAGGGCAGCCACGACGAACCTCCTCCGCCCCTGGAGGTGGCGGGGGCGCGCGAGCCGCAGTCGCCGTCGCAGCGGCTGCTGATCGTCGTGACGACGACCCGGGCCGGTGACCGGCTCCAGGGCGCGCTCTTGCGGCGGCTGGCGCACACCCTGCGCCTGGTCCCCCCGCCTTTGCTGTGGATTGTTGTCCAGGACCACGCCGACGCCCTCGCCACCGCCGCGATGCTACGGACCACTGGCGTGATGTACAGGCACCTGACCTTCAAGGAGAACTTTACCGACCCGGTGGTGGAGGCCGATCACCAGCGCAACGTTGCCCTCAGCCACGTTGAGTACCACCGACTGTCTGGGATCGTGCACTTCGCCGGCGCATCTAACGTCTACGATCTCCAATTCTTCGACGAGATCAGGGAGATCGA GTCATTCGGGACATGGCCAGTAGCAGTGGTATCAACAAACAAGAAGAGAGTGGTGGTGGATGGTCCAATTTGTCATTCATCGAAGGTCAAAGGGTGGATCTCGAAGGACTTGAGCAATGACAAAAGGTTGCTGGTAACTAGCACAGACATGAATCCCAAACCTCCAAAGATTAATATTTCAGGCTTTGCATTCAATAGCTCGATGCTATGGGATCCTGAGAGGTGGGATCGCCCTACCTCATTGCCCGACACATCCCAG GATTCAATCAAGTTTGTCCATGAAGTCATCCTAGAAGATGAGACCAAGTTGAAGGGCATTCCTGCTGACTGTTCTAAGATCATGGTGTGGCACATGACCAGAGGAACTCCTCGGCCCATACACCATTAG
- the LOC135597747 gene encoding PWWP domain-containing protein 5-like, translated as MDSNPSEGEAGRGSLDLNCVAIASEQTETLTDAVDLGSDALRVECVSDGGAMEDAAVVGDADVIGQQLNAVDADRGESIEVVGGGLIDAGSVKVVTEAGTPGGETNIVDKKDAEGKGDGAMADVDEVKVDVEAGIRHADAVVADVKLVDNIVVTDVGMETSSPGDEDVKVGEEEMAASKKRGRPQKSIDKGDAISPVVDLNASAVTGSCGDQDVPLSDQKSKGRRKRGRPRPSIVELIEHAGCLFPFQDEKKAVFAGSDLVWGKVRSHPWCPGQIFYPCDASKMASNIQKKDHHLVAFFGDKTFAWCDESRLKHFGTYFSQMENQSSSNAFVTAVSAALQEVSRRVEMGMTCYCFMDEIYASLEDQKIENAGIQEGTCGSTVDRCCIATSFEPLRLVDYIQTLAQFPHGGVDKLEFVVVKSQLKAFYHSMGYAELPVFVLVEELENDIEGSPSMERISGEDIGDPSTPTSSDAVSGKRKSRVRGSSHGKEKHIFEHGRKKKSLSELLEKNNDHHDVDKNTRYGGNASSHKNDKGANFDPADSGKGKKKKLDSLVDLGTKSQTSRHGKQLKVGECMHQVAGQMTGSPPMLKSNGNALTKSSTKASGRKDDFGDASKQKKTRRGIKSVPRDYSSSGEMLAELSVAACDPTEEYNSLPVMFSFFTEFRSRVFCSSGKRGTRKSTDIKSASLETVSDHVQESHWSDVVVTEGEEVVSTEQKREVELQGKLQ; from the coding sequence ATGGATTCGAATCCCTCCGAGGGCGAGGCCGGACGCGGTAGCCTCGACCTCAATTGCGTCGCGATCGCCAGCGAGCAGACGGAGACCCTAACCGATGCAGTGGATTTGGGTTCGGACGCGTTGAGAGTCGAATGCGTGTCGGACGGTGGGGCGATGGAAGATGCTGCGGTGGTAGGCGATGCAGACGTTATTGGACAGCAATTGAATGCGGTGGATGCAGATCGCGGAGAATCGATCGAAGTTGTTGGAGGAGGGTTAATTGATGCTGGCAGTGTGAAGGTCGTCACCGAGGCTGGCACACCTGGTGGGGAAACTAATATTGTCGATAAGAAGGACGCAGAAGGTAAAGGAGATGGTGCTATGGCTGATGTGGATGAGGTGAAGGTTGATGTGGAAGCTGGAATTCGGCATGCAGACGCTGTTGTAGCTGATGTAAAGCTGGTGGATAATATTGTCGTTACGGATGTTGGCATGGAGACGAGCAGTCCTGGAGACGAAGATGTGAAGGTCGGTGAAGAAGAGATGGCGGCAAGTAAGAAGAGGGGAAGGCCTCAGAAATCAATAGATAAAGGAGATGCTATTAGTCCGGTGGTTGATCTCAATGCTAGTGCAGTGACAGGAAGCTGTGGGGATCAAGATGTGCCACTCAGTGACCAGAAATCCAAGGGAAGGAGAAAGAGAGGGAGGCCTCGGCCTTCCATTGTCGAACTTATTGAACATGCTGGTTGCCTCTTTCCCTTCCAAGATGAGAAGAAGGCTGTGTTTGCCGGTTCTGATTTGGTGTGGGGTAAAGTGAGGAGCCATCCTTGGTGTCCTGGTCAGATTTTTTATCCTTGTGATGCATCCAAAATGGCGTCGAACATTCAGAAGAAAGATCATCATCTGGTTGCATTTTTTGGAGACAAGACATTTGCTTGGTGTGATGAGTCACGATTGAAGCATTTTGGGACATACTTTTCACAAATGGAGAATCAGAGCAGTTCGAATGCATTTGTAACTGCTGTGAGTGCTGCACTTCAAGAGGTATCAAGGCGTGTCGAGATGGGAATGACATGCTATTGTTTTATGGATGAAATTTATGCTAGCCTCGAGGATCAAAAGATTGAGAATGCTGGGATTCAGGAAGGAACATGTGGCTCCACTGTTGACAGGTGTTGTATTGCAACCTCTTTTGAGCCTCTTAGACTTGTTGACTATATCCAAACATTAGCACAGTTCCCACATGGTGGGGTTGATAAATTGGAGTTTGTGGTAGTCAAGTCTCAGTTGAAGGCCTTTTATCACTCAATGGGATATGCTGAGCTTCCTGTATTTGTTCTTGTTGAAGAACTGGAGAACGATATCGAGGGCTCACCATCCATGGAAAGGATATCTGGTGAAGACATCGGTGATCCCTCAACTCCAACTTCTTCAGATGCTGTTTCGGGCAAAAGAAAATCAAGAGTTAGAGGAAGTTCACATGGAAAGGAGAAACACATCTTTGAGCATGGTAGGAAAAAGAAAAGCTTATCTGAGCTCTTGGAAAAGAACAATGATCATCATGATGTGGATAAGAACACTAGATATGGAGGAAATGCTTCTTCACACAAAAATGATAAGGGTGCCAATTTTGATCCCGCTGATTCAGGGAAGGGCAAGAAGAAAAAGCTTGACTCTTTAGTGGATCTGGGAACCAAGTCACAGACTTCCAGACATGGAAAACAGTTGAAGGTTGGAGAATGCATGCATCAAGTGGCAGGACAGATGACAGGGTCACCCCCCATGCTTAAGTCTAATGGTAATGCATTAACAAAAAGCTCAACTAAAGCAAGTGGTAGAAAAGATGATTTTGGTGATGCTTCTAAACAAAAAAAGACTCGAAGAGGAATCAAAAGTGTCCCAAGGGACTATTCCTCTTCAGGCGAGATGCTTGCCGAGCTCTCTGTAGCCGCATGCGATCCGACTGAGGAGTACAATTCTCTACCTGTAATGTTCAGTTTCTTCACTGAGTTTAGAAGCCGAGTCTTTTGTAGTTCAGGTAAGAGGGGCACAAGAAAATCCACAGATATCAAGTCAGCCTCTTTGGAAACGGTATCCGACCATGTACAGGAATCACATTGGTCTGATGTCGTCGTTACTGAAGGGGAAGAAGTGGTATCAACCGAGCAAAAAAGAGAAGTTGAATTACAGGGGAAGCTGCAATAG
- the LOC135597745 gene encoding probable RNA-binding protein ARP1 isoform X2, whose product MGQQFAETTLTKVFVGGLAWETQKDALREHFEKYGEILEAVIISDKVTGRSKGYGFVTFKQAEAAKKACEDATPVISGRRANCNLASLGAKRGGLRPSPPSTTAPLPSGGHHQPPGMAVGSRSVSSGPPAAQWYYRHSSGTPPLPSPFHLHHGLLPLYATTAAYGYSPNYMTDLGYDAKLSQGHFQGQLSSYPAQGGMAAPNGFLPMYHPFYHHQSPGMGVPAHFFPPASAATAAVATIPTIMSEPAAIPPPSAVGQVKGGS is encoded by the exons ATGGGGCAGCAGTTTGCGGAGACGACGTTGACCAAAGTGTTCGTGGGCGGGCTGGCGTGGGAAACGCAGAAGGATGCCCTTCGGGAGCACTTTGAGAAGTACGGCGAGATCCTCGAGGCCGTCATcatctccgacaaggtcaccggccGATCCAAGGGCTACGGCTTC GTGACGTTCAAGCAAGCGGAGGCGGCCAAGAAGGCGTGCGAGGACGCGACGCCCGTGATCAGCGGCCGCCGCGCTAACTGCAACCTCGCTTCTCTCGGCGCCAAGCGCGGCGGCCTCCGCCCCTCTCCCCCCTCCACCACGGCGCCGCTCCCTTCCGGGGGCCACCACCAGCCACCTG GCATGGCGGTGGGATCGAGGTCCGTGTCGTCGGGGCCACCGGCAGCACAGTGGTACTACCGCCACTCCTCGGGAACTCCGCCGCTGCCATCGCCGTTCCATCTCCACCACGGCCTCCTTCCCTTGTACGCCACCACCGCCGCCTACGG GTACTCCCCAAACTACATGACAGACTTGGGCTACGATGCG AAGCTGAGCCAAGGACACTTCCAGGGACAGCTCTCTTCTTATCCAGCACAAGGAGGAATGGCTGCTCCCAATGGGTTTCTGCCAATGTACCACCCCTTCTACCACCATCAATCTCCGGGCATGGGAGTACCTGCCCACTTCTTCCCTCCCGCCAGCGCCGCCACTGCTGCGGTGGCCACCATTCCCACCATCATGTCCGAGCCTGCTGCCATCCCTCCTCCCAGTGCAG TGGGACAAGTCAAAGGAGGGAGCTAA
- the LOC135597745 gene encoding probable RNA-binding protein ARP1 isoform X1 yields the protein MGQQFAETTLTKVFVGGLAWETQKDALREHFEKYGEILEAVIISDKVTGRSKGYGFVTFKQAEAAKKACEDATPVISGRRANCNLASLGAKRGGLRPSPPSTTAPLPSGGHHQPPGMAVGSRSVSSGPPAAQWYYRHSSGTPPLPSPFHLHHGLLPLYATTAAYGYSPNYMTDLGYDAKLSQGHFQGQLSSYPAQGGMAAPNGFLPMYHPFYHHQSPGMGVPAHFFPPASAATAAVATIPTIMSEPAAIPPPSAVCCVAVGQVKGGS from the exons ATGGGGCAGCAGTTTGCGGAGACGACGTTGACCAAAGTGTTCGTGGGCGGGCTGGCGTGGGAAACGCAGAAGGATGCCCTTCGGGAGCACTTTGAGAAGTACGGCGAGATCCTCGAGGCCGTCATcatctccgacaaggtcaccggccGATCCAAGGGCTACGGCTTC GTGACGTTCAAGCAAGCGGAGGCGGCCAAGAAGGCGTGCGAGGACGCGACGCCCGTGATCAGCGGCCGCCGCGCTAACTGCAACCTCGCTTCTCTCGGCGCCAAGCGCGGCGGCCTCCGCCCCTCTCCCCCCTCCACCACGGCGCCGCTCCCTTCCGGGGGCCACCACCAGCCACCTG GCATGGCGGTGGGATCGAGGTCCGTGTCGTCGGGGCCACCGGCAGCACAGTGGTACTACCGCCACTCCTCGGGAACTCCGCCGCTGCCATCGCCGTTCCATCTCCACCACGGCCTCCTTCCCTTGTACGCCACCACCGCCGCCTACGG GTACTCCCCAAACTACATGACAGACTTGGGCTACGATGCG AAGCTGAGCCAAGGACACTTCCAGGGACAGCTCTCTTCTTATCCAGCACAAGGAGGAATGGCTGCTCCCAATGGGTTTCTGCCAATGTACCACCCCTTCTACCACCATCAATCTCCGGGCATGGGAGTACCTGCCCACTTCTTCCCTCCCGCCAGCGCCGCCACTGCTGCGGTGGCCACCATTCCCACCATCATGTCCGAGCCTGCTGCCATCCCTCCTCCCAGTGCAG TCTGCTGTGTGGCAGTGGGACAAGTCAAAGGAGGGAGCTAA